GTAGATCACCCATTCCGGTCGAACACGTGTCTTACTTTCCGTCGCCGAGTTCGGCGACGCGACGGTGACAGGGCGCGATCGTTCGACCGTCGACGCTGTTTGTGTTCCCGCCGATACCCTGAACGGCGACCCGGCGGGCGACGTCGGCCATCGTCTCGACGGTGAGGTCGGTCTCGGCGCGTCGTTTGTCGAGATACGCGAGGACGGCACGCATCCGTTCGTCGTCGCGCTCGTGGGTGAGGTTGTTCGGATGGAGCCACATGTGAAAGGTTCCGTCGCTCGCCGCGGCCTCGTCGATTCCGCGACGGGCCATCGTGACCATTGGATCGCTCCAGACGGATTCGGCGACCGTTCGCGCGGGCCCCTCGAACCCGAACAGGAACAGCGACGCCGGGACGTTCACCAGCCCGTACTCGTCGACTGCGGGCTCGACGAGCAGCGACCGGGACCGGACGGTCGAATCGAAGAGTCCGCGGATCCCGTCGGGAGTCGGCGACCGCCCCCGGTAGGCGGCGACGCCGTACTCCGCGAGGACGTCGCGGTGGCCGATGTCGTTTCGGGGGTAGATAAACGAGTCGACGGTCTGATTCCATTCCCGGGCCAGTTCGACGCTTCGCTCGAGTTCGGCCGCGGCGAACTCGTGGTCGGTCTCGGGACGGCCGAACAGCGCGTGGGAAAACGAGTGGCTGGCGAACTCGTGGTCGACGTCGGACTCGAGGATCGCGCGGACGAGCTCCGGACAGTACCGGAGGTCCTCGCGGTCGCGCCAGGCGCCCCGCTCGCGGTCGAACCAGCCGTCGGGGGCGGGGTGGTCGGCGTGGCGCCCGTCACAAGAGTCGAGCATGAGGTGGCCGACGACCGCCCAGGTCGCCGGCACGTCGTACTCCGCACACAGCTCGAGCATCGTCTC
This genomic window from Natronococcus occultus SP4 contains:
- a CDS encoding polysaccharide deacetylase family protein; this translates as MGSVVISLDAELGWGFHDLDPAPTDRVEAGRRGWETMLELCAEYDVPATWAVVGHLMLDSCDGRHADHPAPDGWFDRERGAWRDREDLRYCPELVRAILESDVDHEFASHSFSHALFGRPETDHEFAAAELERSVELAREWNQTVDSFIYPRNDIGHRDVLAEYGVAAYRGRSPTPDGIRGLFDSTVRSRSLLVEPAVDEYGLVNVPASLFLFGFEGPARTVAESVWSDPMVTMARRGIDEAAASDGTFHMWLHPNNLTHERDDERMRAVLAYLDKRRAETDLTVETMADVARRVAVQGIGGNTNSVDGRTIAPCHRRVAELGDGK